Proteins encoded in a region of the Deinococcus ruber genome:
- a CDS encoding FAD:protein FMN transferase, with protein MDAARQSLIRLPPGLRLDLGGTAKSWIAERAFAYLMADGFINAGGDLMTRQSAPFAVEVPDAFGGAPLYLDCPAGTWGVATSSCLKRAWDGGHHLIDPRTARPLESAQVQVTVIGRHLTEAEVLTKLAFLDTEVLDALQGDAQVYAFDQDGQFWIRVPGTWQAVMSADDVSGSRSSVAGDAG; from the coding sequence ATCGACGCTGCGCGGCAGTCCCTGATTCGCCTGCCTCCCGGTCTGAGACTGGATCTGGGCGGTACGGCGAAGTCCTGGATCGCTGAGCGGGCCTTTGCTTACCTGATGGCAGACGGCTTCATCAATGCCGGTGGCGACCTGATGACGCGGCAGTCTGCGCCCTTCGCAGTCGAGGTTCCGGATGCGTTCGGTGGCGCACCGCTCTACCTCGACTGTCCGGCAGGTACCTGGGGCGTCGCCACTTCCAGCTGCCTGAAACGGGCTTGGGATGGTGGACATCATCTGATCGACCCCAGGACAGCACGACCGCTCGAGTCGGCCCAGGTCCAGGTCACGGTGATCGGGCGTCACCTGACCGAAGCAGAAGTGCTCACCAAACTGGCGTTCCTCGATACCGAAGTGCTGGACGCGCTCCAAGGAGACGCCCAGGTCTATGCCTTCGACCAGGATGGACAGTTCTGGATCAGAGTTCCGGGAACATGGCAGGCTGTGATGAGCGCCGACGATGTCAGCGGCTCCAGATCATCCGTGGCAGGAGACGCAGGTTAA
- a CDS encoding ARPP-2 domain-containing protein, protein MLTLEGLTPAPAQVRGAFRLVPLLRDQPCDDVRLTPHTMAPGLKVVALPDRTSYTAFVPHALLLEWDRTGAPLMALGGQVGRPGRSDWCGIEMVQKMRKREGAGGLRFLPLHLALEGLLALHFAPPRTAWKELSRDFLKVGLGSRSESGIPGAVLPGFEDALKTFELHDTQVGLLVFVGEQLASAFVVPSAQDYRRLHRSVLEDLYGELVLLYAALYPDPPLLQATPRFEHARSLAELRAGLMVLRQEWAAFVQVDLLTDLLNRPVLTEMVYEPGPLRLERFITDLDPAQLNHIGERLIRPNGELLYLKTFQLSAAQTRRTYLLQQLARYEWHLGDAAVGLGVSVPELVDRITRTGFGYLLTQAVRETAAKAIRGT, encoded by the coding sequence ATGTTGACGCTTGAAGGCCTGACGCCAGCCCCGGCGCAGGTGCGCGGCGCGTTCCGGCTGGTTCCCCTGCTGCGCGACCAGCCGTGTGACGACGTTCGCCTGACGCCGCACACCATGGCCCCCGGTCTGAAGGTGGTGGCCCTGCCGGACCGCACGAGCTACACCGCCTTCGTGCCGCACGCCCTGCTGCTGGAATGGGACCGGACTGGGGCTCCGCTGATGGCCCTGGGCGGTCAGGTAGGGCGTCCGGGTCGGTCCGACTGGTGCGGCATCGAGATGGTTCAGAAGATGCGCAAGCGAGAAGGTGCAGGTGGGTTGCGGTTTCTGCCACTGCATCTGGCGCTCGAAGGTCTGCTGGCGCTGCATTTCGCGCCGCCACGCACCGCCTGGAAAGAACTGTCACGGGACTTTCTTAAAGTTGGTCTGGGAAGCCGCTCTGAATCCGGCATTCCGGGCGCGGTTCTCCCAGGTTTTGAGGACGCCCTCAAGACCTTCGAGCTGCACGACACTCAGGTCGGCCTGCTGGTCTTCGTAGGGGAGCAGCTCGCCTCGGCCTTCGTGGTACCGTCCGCGCAGGACTACCGCCGACTGCACCGAAGCGTGCTGGAAGACCTCTACGGCGAGCTGGTTCTCCTATACGCAGCGCTGTATCCGGACCCACCGCTGCTTCAGGCGACGCCCCGTTTCGAGCACGCCCGCTCGCTGGCTGAGCTGCGAGCGGGGCTGATGGTCCTACGGCAGGAATGGGCGGCGTTCGTGCAGGTCGACCTGCTGACCGATCTGCTGAACCGGCCAGTGCTGACCGAGATGGTCTACGAGCCGGGTCCGCTACGGCTGGAACGGTTCATCACGGATCTTGACCCGGCACAGCTGAACCACATTGGGGAGCGACTGATCCGGCCGAACGGTGAGCTGCTGTACCTGAAGACCTTCCAGCTGTCTGCCGCCCAGACCCGGCGCACGTACCTGCTGCAACAACTCGCACGGTACGAGTGGCATCTGGGAGACGCGGCCGTTGGCCTGGGGGTGAGTGTGCCAGAGCTTGTGGACCGGATCACGCGGACTGGCTTCGGGTATCTGTTGACGCAGGCGGTGCGGGAGACGGCAGCGAAAGCAATCCGGGGAACCTGA